Proteins encoded in a region of the Mercenaria mercenaria strain notata chromosome 1, MADL_Memer_1, whole genome shotgun sequence genome:
- the LOC123563712 gene encoding F-box/WD repeat-containing protein 7-like: MDFTKQLLPELVDKILSYFTEKELVAFSKCCVRWRDITNKDSLWLHHCMVRGWLRFGLNGDINRENHLNVKMTNVAGNSPVFRLYVPEETTLSPICKWKNIFIRVHHLNKNWVKGRYTVSPLLKGHTEKVTAIECNGKYIVTGSEDKSLRLWDMSQAKCIKKLDGHLDSITKIIWKGNTIITGCADSSIRVIDSSNFAILFSLQGHGGSVDHMTLVGKVLVSAATDR, encoded by the exons ATGGATTTCACAAAACAACTCCTTCCAGAATTAGTAGACAAAATTTTGTCATACTTTACTGAAAAAGAACTTGTGGCTTTTTCAAAATGTTGTGTCAGATGGAGGGACATCACAAATAAAGATAGTTTGTG GTTACATCATTGTATGGTTCGAGGTTGGCTAAGATTTGGCTTGAATGGGGACATTAACAGAGAAAACCATTTGAATGTAAAGATGACAAATGTTGCTGGAAACTCACCAGTTTTCCGTTTATATG TTCCAGAAGAGACAACATTATCACCAATTTGTAAATGGAAGAATATTTTTATCCGTGTTCATCATCTAAATAAAAACTGGGTCAAAGGTCGCTACACAGTTTCTCCATTGTTGAAAGGTCATACAGAAAAAGTGACAGCCATAGAGTGTAATG GGAAGTACATTGTTACAGGAAGTGAGGACAAGTCATTGCGACTGTGGGACATGTCTCAAGCTAAATGTATCAAGAAACTTGATGGACACCTTGACTCCATTACAAAAATTATTTGGAAG GGAAACACAATAATCACTGGTTGTGCTGATAGTTCTATACGTGTTATAGACTCCAGTAATTTTGCCATATTGTTTTCACTACAAGGACATGGAGGCAGTGTTGATCACATGACTCTCGTTGGTAAAGTACTGGTTTCTGCGGCAACTGACAGGTAA
- the LOC123526845 gene encoding vesicle transport through interaction with t-SNAREs homolog 1B-like, whose product MSSEKFENLEDDLSSAIDKLRPHVESISSFTGEQKKNAIRQAEKKIEEANFIIQEMENEAKAAPVQYRTQMLGRLRTYRRNLDQLTKDLKRKSESGFFQAENYGFDRDDRLEASQRSRLVQGHQSLNRASESIARSHQIAAETEEIGTETLVELGRQREVLTRTKDRLHDTDANLGKSRKILKTMAMRMMTNKMILIVIILLELGILGGVVYWKFFS is encoded by the exons ATGTCATCAGAAAAGTTCGAAAATCTAGAAGATGATCTGTCTTCAGCTATAGATAAACTACGTCCACATGTTGAGAGTATTTCAAGTTTCACAGGCG AACAAAAGAAGAATGCTATCCGTCAGGCAGAGAAGAAAATTGAGGAGGCAAATTTTATT ATCCAGGAAATGGAAAATGAAGCCAAGGCCGCTCCTGTCCAGTATAGAACACAAATGTTAGGTCGCCTCAGAACATACAGACGTAACCTAGATCAGCTCACAAAAGACTTG AAAAGGAAGAGTGAATCAGGATTTTTTCAAGCAGAAAATTATGGCTTCGACAGAGATGAT AGATTAGAAGCGTCTCAGAGAAGTAGACTGGTACAAGGTCACCAGTCACTGAACAGAGCTAGTGAGAGTATAGCTCGGTCACACCAGATAGCTGCAGAAACAGAAGAAATTGGTACAGAGACACTCGTGGAGCTTGGGCGCCAAAGAGAAGTGCTAACTCGCACTAAAGATAGG TTACATGATACAGATGCTAATTTAGGAAAGAgcagaaaaatactgaaaacaatgGCAATGAG GATGATGACCAACAAGATGATATTAATTGTGATAATTTTGTTAGAACTTGGAATACTTGGTGGTGTTGTATATTGGAAATTCTTTTCATAG